A part of Winslowiella toletana genomic DNA contains:
- the fetB gene encoding iron efflux ABC transporter permease subunit FetB: MNQHNITNESLGLALILVVIALLISQKEKLGLGKDIIWSVSRAVVQLIIVGYVLKTIFSLDNSWLTVLMVLFICVNASLNARKRSRNIDNAFIISFIAITIGTTLTLAILVLSGSIEFMPMQVIPISGMIAGNAMVAVGLCYSNLNQRFADNRQKIMEMLSLGASVKMASATLIRDSIRAAMIPTVDAAKTVGLVSLPGMMSGLIFAGIDPVKAIKYQIMVTFMLLGTASLSTIIAGYLAYRRFYNAQAQLKTLS, from the coding sequence ATGAACCAGCATAATATAACCAATGAATCGCTGGGGCTGGCGCTGATTCTGGTGGTTATCGCGCTGTTAATCAGCCAGAAAGAGAAGCTGGGTCTGGGCAAGGATATTATCTGGAGCGTATCGCGCGCCGTTGTCCAGCTGATAATCGTTGGCTATGTACTAAAGACCATTTTCAGTCTGGACAATAGCTGGCTGACGGTTCTGATGGTGCTGTTTATCTGCGTCAATGCATCGCTTAATGCCCGCAAGCGCAGTCGCAATATTGATAACGCCTTTATCATTTCATTTATCGCCATCACCATTGGCACCACTCTGACGCTGGCGATCCTGGTGCTGAGTGGTTCAATCGAATTTATGCCAATGCAGGTGATCCCGATTTCCGGCATGATCGCCGGTAATGCAATGGTTGCCGTCGGGTTATGCTACAGCAATCTTAACCAGCGCTTTGCCGATAACCGACAGAAAATCATGGAGATGCTGAGTCTCGGCGCGTCGGTTAAAATGGCATCCGCCACGCTAATCCGTGACAGTATTCGTGCCGCAATGATCCCAACCGTGGATGCAGCGAAAACCGTTGGGCTGGTCAGTCTGCCTGGCATGATGTCGGGGCTGATTTTTGCCGGTATTGATCCGGTAAAGGCGATTAAATATCAAATTATGGTGACATTTATGCTGCTGGGAACCGCCAGCCTGTCGACCATCATCGCCG
- the fetA gene encoding iron efflux ABC transporter ATP-binding subunit FetA: MSTVSPLLDVQEASFATEGRQLLAPVSLTLNAGDFVLLTGPSGSGKSTLLKIMASLLTPSAGEIRFKGAPIAQLKAESYRQQVSYCFQTPALFGDTVYDNLAFPWQIRQKKVERDELKSWLQRVNLPAEILDKKASQLSGGEKQRVALLRNLQFLPQILLLDEITSALDEENKQLVNQLIAGLVKEEGIAVVWISHDSAEISQAQRVLTLTAPATGSHDEPA, translated from the coding sequence ATGTCGACCGTTTCTCCTCTGCTGGATGTGCAGGAAGCGAGCTTTGCCACCGAAGGGCGCCAGCTACTGGCGCCGGTTTCACTGACGCTGAATGCGGGTGATTTTGTTCTGCTGACCGGCCCCTCCGGCAGCGGAAAAAGCACCCTGCTGAAAATTATGGCTTCGCTGCTGACGCCTTCCGCTGGTGAAATCCGCTTTAAAGGCGCACCGATTGCTCAGCTGAAAGCGGAAAGTTATCGCCAGCAGGTCTCATATTGTTTCCAGACGCCAGCACTGTTTGGCGATACGGTGTATGACAACCTTGCTTTTCCGTGGCAAATTCGCCAGAAAAAAGTTGAGCGCGATGAGCTGAAAAGCTGGCTACAGCGGGTAAATCTGCCTGCGGAGATACTGGACAAGAAAGCGTCGCAGTTATCCGGTGGTGAAAAACAGCGAGTAGCGCTGTTACGTAACCTGCAGTTTTTACCACAGATATTGCTGCTGGATGAGATTACCAGTGCGCTGGATGAAGAAAATAAGCAGCTGGTTAACCAGCTGATCGCCGGGCTGGTGAAGGAAGAGGGGATCGCCGTGGTGTGGATTAGTCATGACAGCGCCGAAATTAGCCAGGCGCAGCGGGTTTTGACGCTGACGGCTCCGGCTACCGGGAGTCATGATGAACCAGCATAA